A window of the Pseudomonas fluorescens genome harbors these coding sequences:
- a CDS encoding phage holin family protein yields MTNEQQALADMPIWLVILLALVGGVSGEMWRADKEGARGWALIRRLALRSGACVICGVSAIMLLYAAGMSIWAACAIGCLTAMAGADVAIGLYERWAAKRIGVCEIPPRDSQ; encoded by the coding sequence ATGACAAACGAGCAACAAGCGTTGGCGGACATGCCGATCTGGCTGGTCATCCTGCTCGCCCTGGTGGGCGGCGTATCTGGCGAAATGTGGCGCGCTGACAAGGAGGGCGCCCGTGGCTGGGCGTTGATCCGGCGTCTGGCGTTGCGTTCCGGGGCCTGCGTTATCTGCGGGGTGTCGGCGATCATGCTGCTGTATGCCGCCGGTATGTCCATCTGGGCCGCGTGCGCGATCGGTTGCCTGACGGCAATGGCCGGCGCCGACGTGGCCATCGGTCTCTACGAACGCTGGGCCGCCAAGCGCATCGGCGTCTGCGAAATCCCGCCCCGCGACTCACAGTAA
- a CDS encoding phage baseplate assembly protein V: MFDALLRMQLGPIIERLAEMEAEIDDLHRRAESYCRIGICQDVDAASNTCRVSHGGLLTPAIKFFNPSAGAQSESRIPTVGEQCLLFNYGSGESGAQSVALFGLNSDRFPPTSTVPTLTRRVHQDGSESGYDDATHTLHWQNGPAAFSGSRESLELSIGPARLAMTPQAINLQLGAVGLTIDASGVHFSGPLVDHQGRVISP, encoded by the coding sequence ATGTTCGATGCGTTACTGCGAATGCAGCTGGGCCCGATCATCGAACGCCTGGCGGAAATGGAAGCCGAGATCGACGACCTGCACCGGCGCGCCGAGAGTTATTGCCGCATTGGCATCTGCCAAGACGTCGATGCCGCGAGCAACACCTGCAGGGTCAGCCACGGTGGACTGCTCACCCCAGCCATCAAATTCTTCAACCCCAGCGCCGGCGCGCAGAGCGAGTCGCGGATCCCGACAGTGGGTGAGCAGTGTCTGCTGTTCAACTACGGCAGCGGTGAAAGCGGTGCGCAAAGCGTGGCGCTGTTTGGCCTGAACAGTGACCGCTTTCCGCCGACCTCGACGGTGCCGACGCTGACGCGACGTGTTCATCAGGACGGCAGCGAAAGCGGCTACGACGACGCCACGCACACACTGCACTGGCAAAACGGTCCGGCAGCCTTCAGCGGCTCTCGCGAATCGCTTGAACTGAGCATCGGCCCGGCACGGCTGGCGATGACCCCGCAAGCGATCAACCTGCAACTGGGCGCCGTCGGCCTGACCATCGACGCCTCGGGCGTGCACTTCAGCGGCCCACTGGTGGATCACCAGGGTCGTGTCATCAGCCCCTGA
- a CDS encoding phage baseplate protein: MIGIDRDSGATVDDWLQFVQRATRALTTPLGTRQKRPLYGSLIPTLLGQNLGDDILLLAQSHAAQAFYNPQNGISDFQPGVIVASRKGAGLLLRFAGTWKNRQQTFEVVT, from the coding sequence ATGATCGGAATCGATAGAGACAGCGGGGCCACGGTCGACGACTGGCTGCAATTCGTGCAGCGCGCGACCCGGGCCCTGACCACGCCGCTGGGCACCCGGCAAAAAAGGCCCCTTTATGGTTCGTTGATCCCCACGTTGCTGGGGCAAAACCTGGGCGACGACATCCTGTTGCTCGCCCAGAGCCACGCAGCCCAGGCGTTCTACAACCCGCAAAACGGCATCAGCGATTTCCAGCCCGGCGTGATCGTGGCGAGCCGAAAGGGCGCGGGGTTGCTGCTGCGGTTTGCCGGCACCTGGAAAAACCGCCAACAGACTTTCGAGGTCGTGACATGA
- a CDS encoding baseplate J/gp47 family protein, protein MSMLIPGQNQLAEPSLIKVDAFEDLLAEFKTFVIEYVGARSPQSAEKLKTSLENESELLTLALEAFCVRLQTHERKYNARIKQMLAWWATGSNLDARLADMGLERQLLDPGDPAAFPPVPAIYESDDDARLRYYLAPHAPAAGSRMQYRREVFTLGERPSVKVESTDAGVVNVTYTFNPDGLAAQVKDGNGRRTAPGEVQVTVLSREGDGTPSPTLLEGVRRHFARPDVCPETDKVTVQAAEIQRYKIRVVAKINSGPDSGLTKVAAQQHLQAYADSCHRLEGRVDPSWIDYTLHSAGAVQLQILEPLDSVVCSAFQAPYCTAVEVEVQTL, encoded by the coding sequence ATGAGCATGTTGATCCCCGGCCAGAATCAATTGGCCGAACCCTCCTTGATCAAGGTCGATGCCTTCGAGGATCTGCTCGCCGAGTTCAAGACTTTCGTCATCGAGTACGTCGGCGCACGTTCGCCGCAGAGCGCGGAAAAGCTCAAGACCAGCCTGGAAAACGAAAGCGAACTGCTGACCCTGGCGCTTGAAGCTTTCTGCGTTCGCCTGCAAACCCACGAACGCAAATACAACGCCCGGATCAAGCAGATGCTGGCGTGGTGGGCCACGGGCAGCAACCTTGATGCGCGGCTGGCGGACATGGGCCTGGAGCGGCAGTTGCTCGACCCGGGCGATCCGGCGGCATTCCCGCCGGTGCCAGCAATTTACGAAAGCGACGATGACGCCCGGCTGCGCTATTACCTGGCGCCCCATGCGCCGGCGGCGGGTTCGCGGATGCAGTATCGCCGCGAAGTATTCACCCTCGGCGAGCGGCCGTCGGTGAAAGTCGAATCAACCGATGCAGGTGTTGTGAATGTCACTTACACCTTCAACCCGGACGGCCTCGCCGCGCAGGTCAAGGACGGTAACGGTCGCCGCACCGCACCTGGCGAAGTGCAAGTCACCGTGCTTTCCCGCGAGGGCGACGGTACACCGTCCCCGACGCTGCTCGAAGGCGTACGTCGACACTTCGCACGGCCCGACGTTTGTCCCGAGACGGACAAGGTGACGGTGCAGGCCGCCGAGATTCAGCGCTACAAAATCCGCGTGGTGGCGAAGATCAATTCCGGCCCCGATTCGGGCCTGACCAAGGTCGCTGCGCAGCAGCATCTGCAGGCTTACGCCGACAGCTGCCATCGCCTGGAGGGCCGGGTCGATCCGAGCTGGATCGACTACACGCTGCACAGCGCCGGCGCCGTTCAATTGCAGATTCTTGAACCTCTGGATTCCGTTGTGTGCTCGGCGTTTCAAGCGCCGTACTGCACGGCGGTCGAAGTCGAGGTGCAGACGCTATGA
- a CDS encoding phage tail protein I — protein MTDQTPRPTLLPANSSALERALDIGFGALLDRVAPPFPELMNPSETPVAFLPYLAADRGVAEWSTDAPEAEKRLTVELAWPTARQAGTRKALENAAKGLQLRPEIRAWYEQTPPGEPYSFSVRAFSEQPYSEEIDARLDRRLADAKSERDVLSVSVGLSAFGNHVIGAATFCGELTTVYPVFLEGLETSGEAFMAAALYTVETSTIYPQGA, from the coding sequence ATGACCGATCAGACACCGCGTCCGACCCTGCTGCCGGCCAACAGTTCGGCGCTGGAGCGGGCCCTCGACATCGGCTTCGGCGCATTGCTTGATCGCGTCGCGCCGCCGTTTCCCGAACTGATGAACCCCAGCGAAACACCGGTAGCGTTCCTGCCGTATCTCGCCGCAGATCGCGGAGTGGCCGAATGGAGCACCGATGCACCGGAAGCAGAAAAGCGCCTGACCGTCGAACTGGCCTGGCCCACCGCGCGCCAGGCCGGCACTCGCAAGGCGCTGGAGAACGCCGCCAAGGGTTTACAGCTCAGGCCGGAAATCCGCGCCTGGTACGAGCAGACACCGCCCGGCGAGCCCTACAGCTTTTCCGTGCGGGCCTTCAGCGAACAACCCTACAGCGAAGAAATCGACGCCCGTCTCGACCGACGCCTGGCTGATGCCAAGAGTGAGCGGGACGTGCTGTCGGTGTCGGTCGGCCTCAGCGCCTTCGGCAATCACGTCATCGGCGCCGCGACCTTCTGCGGTGAGCTGACCACGGTCTATCCGGTGTTCCTCGAAGGCCTCGAAACCTCCGGTGAAGCCTTCATGGCGGCTGCGCTGTACACCGTCGAAACATCCACTATTTATCCTCAGGGGGCCTGA
- a CDS encoding phage tail-collar fiber domain-containing protein, whose amino-acid sequence MADYYTLLTNAGIAYETACKAAGVPIKLTQISVGDGGEGGVYNPAATATALKREVWRGPLNALFQDEKNPSWLLAEVTIPPDVGGWYVREAGLWTDTGILYAIVKYPESFKPVLANSGSGKEFYIRSIFETSNASLVTLLIDDTVVKATRAWVMSYLAEELGKLDGKQSVRVAATTSVVLKGAQQIDGVAVIAGDRVLLPNQTLAKDNGLWIVANGDWIRANDANVSAKVTPGLTVMVEEGTLNGDSLWHLTTNAPITLGTTALTFKMLAGRTGIAAGTYKSLSVDEYGRATAGSNPDTLAGFGIKDSYTKAEVEALIAKASALPVGSIVAFPVDTPPPGFLELDNSVKSSATYPDLSAYLGGKFNKGDEGVGNFRLPEARGEFLRGWDHGRGVDAGRAIGSSQKGTVTTFDSNPNPNLTVEVVQATVAAAQADVFLPADYPGVARSYTTAGAVSSPVLVDGGVVRPRNLAVMWCIKAWNAPVNQGNIDVAALAKEVETLKAAVPVGAVMAFPTGLVPAGYLELDGSVQSIATYPDLAAYLGTTYNKGNEGAGNFRLPESRGEFLRGWDHGRGVDAGRTIGTAQAEEFKAHNHRYFDGTAATVDPAGGWQAGMINGAAASISAGAFLSGVDSGIAMQMVNAQNTVNTGGAETRPRNLAVMWCIKAWNAPVNQGSIDVAAFSDLAQQATELNQGTAKVATQAQADAGADDKTFVTPKKMRWGFSISVSGDMSGSYVIFPTWLGGLTLQWGMTTAIASGANYLQAFPVAYPMVNPSVFITYPNTAVDAPVGSTYIGQIKGISKANVTIRNLGQASAQFYYFAVGR is encoded by the coding sequence ATGGCTGACTATTACACCCTGCTCACCAACGCAGGGATTGCCTACGAAACCGCCTGCAAGGCAGCGGGCGTACCGATCAAGTTGACGCAGATTTCCGTCGGCGACGGTGGTGAGGGCGGGGTCTACAACCCGGCCGCAACCGCCACGGCGCTGAAACGCGAAGTCTGGCGCGGTCCGCTCAACGCGTTGTTCCAGGACGAGAAGAATCCGAGCTGGCTGCTCGCCGAAGTCACCATCCCGCCGGACGTCGGCGGCTGGTATGTGCGGGAAGCCGGACTGTGGACCGACACCGGCATCCTCTACGCCATCGTCAAATACCCGGAGTCGTTCAAGCCGGTTCTGGCTAACTCCGGCTCGGGCAAAGAGTTCTACATCCGCTCGATTTTCGAGACCAGCAATGCCTCGCTGGTGACGCTGCTGATCGACGACACCGTAGTCAAGGCCACCCGCGCCTGGGTCATGAGTTACCTCGCCGAAGAACTCGGCAAACTCGACGGCAAACAATCGGTACGTGTCGCGGCCACCACCAGCGTGGTGTTGAAAGGTGCGCAGCAGATCGACGGCGTGGCGGTGATCGCCGGTGACCGCGTGTTGCTGCCGAACCAGACCCTGGCCAAGGACAACGGCCTGTGGATCGTGGCCAACGGCGACTGGATTCGGGCCAACGATGCCAACGTCAGCGCCAAGGTCACGCCGGGTCTGACGGTGATGGTGGAAGAGGGCACGCTCAACGGCGATTCGCTGTGGCACTTGACCACCAACGCGCCGATCACTCTTGGCACTACTGCGCTGACATTCAAGATGCTGGCCGGGCGTACCGGGATTGCCGCCGGGACTTACAAGAGTCTGAGCGTCGACGAATACGGCCGCGCGACTGCGGGTTCGAATCCAGACACGCTGGCCGGGTTTGGTATCAAGGATTCTTATACCAAGGCTGAAGTCGAGGCGCTGATTGCCAAGGCCTCGGCGTTGCCAGTGGGTTCGATTGTGGCGTTTCCTGTCGATACGCCGCCACCGGGTTTCCTGGAGCTGGACAACAGCGTCAAGAGCAGCGCGACTTATCCGGACTTGAGCGCCTATCTGGGCGGCAAGTTCAACAAGGGGGATGAGGGCGTCGGGAATTTCCGGTTGCCTGAAGCGCGCGGGGAGTTCTTGCGCGGTTGGGATCATGGGCGTGGGGTGGATGCCGGTCGAGCGATTGGGTCATCTCAGAAGGGGACAGTGACAACGTTTGACAGCAACCCGAATCCGAACCTTACGGTCGAAGTTGTTCAGGCAACGGTGGCGGCAGCTCAGGCTGATGTATTCCTACCCGCTGATTATCCCGGCGTGGCCAGATCGTACACCACGGCAGGTGCTGTATCTTCGCCTGTATTGGTCGATGGCGGTGTGGTGAGACCACGCAACCTCGCCGTCATGTGGTGCATCAAAGCCTGGAACGCGCCGGTCAATCAGGGAAACATCGACGTCGCCGCGTTGGCCAAAGAGGTTGAAACCCTCAAGGCAGCCGTGCCGGTTGGCGCAGTCATGGCATTTCCGACAGGCCTCGTACCTGCCGGGTATTTGGAACTGGATGGCAGTGTGCAAAGCATTGCAACCTATCCGGATCTGGCGGCGTATCTCGGCACGACTTACAACAAGGGTAATGAGGGCGCGGGTAACTTCCGGTTGCCGGAGTCTCGTGGCGAGTTCCTGCGTGGTTGGGATCATGGTCGTGGCGTTGATGCAGGTCGAACTATCGGTACTGCACAGGCCGAGGAGTTCAAGGCACACAACCATCGTTACTTTGACGGTACCGCCGCGACGGTGGATCCGGCCGGAGGATGGCAGGCTGGCATGATCAACGGCGCGGCGGCATCAATCTCCGCCGGGGCATTTCTGTCCGGTGTAGATTCCGGTATCGCCATGCAAATGGTGAATGCCCAGAACACAGTCAACACTGGCGGGGCTGAGACTCGCCCACGCAACCTCGCCGTCATGTGGTGCATCAAAGCCTGGAACGCCCCGGTCAATCAGGGAAGCATTGACGTCGCCGCGTTTTCGGATCTGGCGCAGCAGGCTACCGAACTCAATCAGGGCACCGCGAAGGTGGCGACCCAGGCGCAGGCCGATGCAGGTGCCGACGATAAAACCTTCGTGACCCCGAAAAAAATGCGCTGGGGTTTCTCCATCAGTGTGTCCGGCGACATGAGCGGCAGCTATGTCATTTTCCCAACCTGGCTCGGAGGCTTGACCCTCCAGTGGGGGATGACGACTGCTATCGCGTCTGGCGCCAATTATTTGCAGGCCTTTCCGGTTGCTTACCCAATGGTCAATCCCTCGGTATTTATCACTTACCCCAATACGGCCGTAGACGCTCCCGTCGGATCGACCTACATCGGTCAAATCAAAGGCATCAGTAAAGCGAACGTGACCATCCGTAACCTGGGTCAGGCATCTGCACAGTTTTACTACTTTGCAGTGGGTCGCTAA
- a CDS encoding DUF4376 domain-containing protein, producing MKFATFDEHGDLTGRYDSDIHSVIPEQAIELSDAVFLATRTERDGVWKLVDGEVVKLPFPHIEPDYAALFAAERFTREASGIAVEGLRIETTRESQALIASTGLCALLDPQYRCNFKTLDGFVEVDAAQILSIAQAVRAHVQACFDRELTLLKALEVGTYTDEMLKDGWPDSPPGTSEPTLQ from the coding sequence ATGAAATTCGCAACATTTGATGAGCACGGAGACCTGACCGGGCGGTATGACTCCGATATTCATAGCGTTATTCCTGAACAAGCGATTGAACTCAGTGACGCGGTATTTCTGGCGACCAGAACAGAGAGGGACGGTGTCTGGAAGTTGGTTGACGGTGAGGTGGTCAAGTTACCTTTTCCTCATATCGAGCCCGATTATGCAGCCCTGTTTGCTGCGGAGCGTTTCACCCGCGAAGCATCAGGTATTGCCGTAGAAGGATTGCGCATCGAAACCACTCGTGAGAGTCAGGCCTTGATCGCAAGCACAGGTCTCTGCGCGCTTCTTGACCCGCAATACCGCTGCAACTTTAAAACCCTTGACGGTTTTGTCGAAGTGGATGCCGCACAGATTCTTTCCATTGCGCAGGCTGTCCGGGCTCATGTTCAAGCTTGCTTCGACCGTGAACTGACCTTGCTGAAAGCACTTGAGGTCGGCACCTACACCGATGAAATGCTCAAGGATGGCTGGCCGGATTCCCCGCCAGGCACATCAGAACCAACCCTTCAATAA
- a CDS encoding phage tail protein has protein sequence MFYSPSTGGFYDPSINTEIPGDAVEISREYWMELLNGLSMGKMIVMNDQGYPVLVDRPGPTPEELQGYERSWRNQQLKATDSVVDQYRDEVERWPTLLTPAQYLELQTYRRTLRIWPEGGELPLSEHRPAAPAWLASLPQ, from the coding sequence ATGTTTTATTCACCCTCCACTGGCGGTTTTTACGATCCTTCCATTAATACGGAAATTCCCGGCGATGCCGTTGAGATCTCGCGTGAGTATTGGATGGAGTTATTGAACGGACTGTCCATGGGCAAGATGATTGTCATGAATGATCAAGGCTATCCAGTGCTGGTTGACCGGCCGGGGCCGACTCCTGAGGAACTTCAGGGCTATGAGCGTTCGTGGCGCAACCAGCAACTGAAAGCCACCGACAGCGTGGTTGACCAGTACCGTGACGAGGTCGAGCGCTGGCCCACCCTGCTAACCCCGGCGCAATACCTCGAACTGCAAACCTATCGCCGCACGCTTCGTATCTGGCCAGAGGGTGGTGAACTGCCCCTGAGCGAACACCGGCCGGCAGCGCCGGCGTGGCTCGCCAGCCTGCCTCAATAA
- a CDS encoding phage tail protein, with protein MAEVLNFEHNGITVNATESPEAMGGLGDNVIGLVGTAPNADPLIPRNAPFRINSFTTHALLDPTGSEEGTLYHAVYQILKVVKVPVYVVIVEAGATPTDTVNAVIGGVEPVTGRKLGLAALGSVPEDLTIIGAPGFTGTKAVASEFASFGKRIKARVVLDGKDVSVADQVLYSQELGGADLGFDRCLVVHNMPAVYSKAAKKNVFLAPSSLAIAALAKVKQWESPGNQVTYAEDVSRVVEYNILDTSTEGDLLNRYGVSYYARTILGGFSLLGNRSITGKFISYVGLEDAISRKLVKAGQKAMAKNLTKSFMDQEVKRINDWLQTLVADETIPGGSVYLHPELNSVEKYKNGTWYVVIDYGRYAPNEHMVYQLNARDEIIEQFLEDVL; from the coding sequence ATGGCTGAGGTTCTGAACTTCGAGCACAACGGCATTACCGTCAATGCCACCGAATCCCCCGAGGCCATGGGTGGCCTGGGTGACAACGTCATCGGTCTGGTCGGCACCGCGCCGAACGCCGATCCGCTGATTCCGCGCAACGCCCCGTTTCGCATCAACAGCTTCACCACTCACGCGCTGCTCGATCCGACCGGCTCGGAAGAGGGCACCCTGTACCACGCGGTTTACCAGATCCTGAAAGTGGTCAAGGTGCCGGTGTATGTGGTGATCGTCGAAGCGGGCGCGACCCCGACCGACACCGTCAACGCAGTGATCGGCGGCGTCGAGCCAGTGACCGGTCGCAAACTCGGTCTGGCGGCACTGGGCAGTGTCCCGGAAGACCTGACCATCATTGGCGCGCCGGGCTTCACCGGCACCAAGGCTGTGGCCAGCGAGTTCGCCTCGTTCGGCAAGCGCATCAAGGCCCGTGTGGTGCTGGACGGCAAGGATGTCTCGGTTGCCGACCAGGTGTTGTACAGCCAGGAACTGGGCGGTGCGGATCTGGGTTTCGACCGTTGCCTGGTGGTGCACAACATGCCCGCCGTGTACTCGAAAGCCGCGAAGAAAAACGTGTTCCTCGCGCCATCGAGCCTGGCGATTGCCGCGCTGGCCAAGGTCAAGCAATGGGAAAGCCCGGGCAACCAGGTGACCTACGCCGAAGACGTGTCGCGGGTCGTCGAGTACAACATCCTCGACACCTCCACCGAAGGCGATCTGCTCAACCGCTACGGCGTCAGCTATTACGCCCGCACCATCCTTGGCGGCTTCTCGCTGCTGGGTAACCGCTCGATCACCGGCAAGTTCATCAGCTACGTCGGTCTGGAAGACGCCATCAGCCGCAAGCTGGTGAAGGCCGGCCAGAAAGCCATGGCGAAAAACCTGACCAAGTCGTTCATGGATCAGGAAGTCAAACGCATCAACGACTGGCTGCAAACCCTGGTCGCCGATGAAACCATTCCCGGCGGCAGCGTGTATCTGCACCCGGAACTCAACAGCGTCGAGAAGTACAAGAACGGCACCTGGTACGTGGTCATCGACTACGGCCGCTACGCGCCGAACGAACACATGGTTTATCAACTCAACGCCCGCGATGAAATCATCGAGCAGTTCCTGGAGGACGTTCTCTAA
- a CDS encoding phage major tail tube protein, with the protein MFTNRVRQAIAATLQGLPLSATVEEFTPPKIEFDVEEMRGGRFIVEEMAKGGKALNAKLTLQGMGTEVMLALGVKLGDDILLNVREGGQDQDGNTWFTYHTVGGKLKSLEETAVKMGEKPKTNLELSCRTYNRLENGVPVIDIDVRTQKFVLNGVDILGDARRAVLMP; encoded by the coding sequence ATGTTTACCAACCGCGTAAGACAGGCCATCGCGGCCACCCTGCAAGGCCTGCCGCTGTCGGCGACCGTTGAGGAATTCACTCCGCCGAAGATCGAATTCGATGTGGAAGAGATGCGTGGCGGCCGTTTCATCGTCGAAGAAATGGCCAAGGGCGGCAAAGCGCTCAATGCCAAGTTGACCCTGCAAGGCATGGGCACCGAAGTCATGCTCGCACTGGGTGTGAAGCTGGGCGACGACATCCTGCTGAACGTGCGTGAAGGCGGTCAGGATCAGGACGGCAACACCTGGTTCACCTACCACACCGTCGGCGGCAAGCTGAAATCCCTGGAGGAAACCGCGGTGAAGATGGGTGAAAAACCCAAGACCAACCTGGAGCTCTCCTGCCGCACCTACAACCGCCTGGAAAACGGCGTGCCGGTGATCGACATCGACGTGCGCACCCAGAAGTTCGTGCTCAACGGCGTCGACATCCTCGGTGATGCCCGTCGTGCGGTGCTGATGCCGTAA
- a CDS encoding phage tail assembly protein yields the protein MSWMPPKHDLLSPITGDDGSQIESIQLKPLFYAAQKDALERAGDDEDDQFFELALLATGLSVKELDQLKRPDYVTIAQYVHEFSTRPASFFLDQVEDAEQSDDPDQVQLLLPLAVTGRTVTSLSLEMPALRATKVMKKLKTAKERAEFITAHCTGLMIPDLALLSVPDWTQLQVRIDDFLNQPAAFFQNVTSK from the coding sequence ATGTCGTGGATGCCACCCAAGCATGACCTGTTGTCGCCGATCACTGGTGACGACGGCTCGCAGATCGAATCGATCCAGCTCAAGCCGCTGTTCTACGCCGCCCAGAAAGACGCGCTGGAACGCGCAGGCGACGATGAAGACGACCAGTTCTTCGAACTGGCGCTGCTGGCCACCGGACTGTCGGTCAAGGAGCTCGACCAGCTCAAGCGTCCGGATTACGTGACCATCGCGCAGTACGTGCACGAGTTCTCGACCCGTCCGGCGTCGTTCTTTCTCGACCAGGTCGAAGACGCGGAACAGTCCGACGATCCCGATCAGGTGCAACTGCTGTTGCCGCTCGCCGTGACCGGCCGCACCGTGACCTCGCTGAGCCTGGAAATGCCGGCGCTGCGGGCCACCAAAGTGATGAAGAAACTGAAAACGGCCAAGGAACGCGCCGAGTTCATCACCGCCCATTGCACCGGTCTGATGATCCCCGATCTGGCCCTGTTGAGCGTGCCGGACTGGACGCAATTGCAGGTGCGCATCGACGATTTTTTAAACCAGCCGGCGGCCTTCTTTCAGAACGTGACATCGAAGTAA